A single Cyprinus carpio isolate SPL01 chromosome A20, ASM1834038v1, whole genome shotgun sequence DNA region contains:
- the LOC109100364 gene encoding cannabinoid receptor type 1A-like has protein sequence MLFPASKSDVKSVLDGVAETTFRTITSGLQYIGSNDVGYDDHIKSAKSGYPLPKPFAAYRRSSFTDKVGPDEELIVKGFPFYPTNSSDVFGNFSLGDEGSSLQCGENFMDMECFMILTPSQQLAIALLSLTLGTFTVLENLVVLCVILQSRTLRCRPSYHFIGSLAIADLLGSVIFVYSFLDFHIFHRKDSPNVFLFKLGGVTASFTASVGSLFLTAIDRYISIHRPLAYRRIVTRTKAVIAFCMMWAISIIIAVLPLLGWNCKQLNSVCSDIFPLIDENYLMFWIGVTSVLVIFIIYAYMYILWKAHHHAVRMLRRTSQKSLVVHSSDGTKVQTARPDQVRMDIRLAKTLVLILAVLVICWGPLLAIMVYDLFWRMDDNIKTVFAFCTMLCLLNSTINPIIYALRSKDLRRAFLATCQGCRSTSSTSLQLDNSLESDCQRNQHIAAHRAAESCVKTTVKIAKLTMSVSAETSAEAV, from the coding sequence ATGCTGTTCCCTGCCTCCAAGTCCGATGTTAAATCCGTTCTGGATGGGGTGGCAGAAACCACGTTCAGGACCATCACTTCTGGACTGCAGTACATTGGTTCTAACGACGTCGGCTACGATGACCACATCAAAAGTGCCAAAAGCGGATACCCACTGCCGAAGCCATTTGCAGCGTACCGCAGAAGCTCCTTCACAGATAAAGTGGGACCGGATGAGGAACTCATCGTGAAGGGTTTTCCCTTTTACCCCACGAACAGCTCTGATGTGTTTGGGAACTTCAGCCTCGGAGATGAAGGGAGCAGTCTGCAGTGCGGGGAGAACTTTATGGACATGGAATGCTTCATGATACTGACTCCTAGCCAGCAGCTCGCCATAGCCTTGCTGTCTCTCACGCTGGGGACTTTTACAGTATTGGAGAACCTGGTGGTCCTGTGCGTGATACTGCAGTCACGTACCCTGCGCTGCAGGCCATCTTACCATTTCATTGGTAGCCTGGCCATCGCAGACCTGCTTGGCAGCGTCATCTTTGTCTACAGCTTCTTGGACTTTCACATCTTTCACCGCAAAGACAGTCCCAATGTGTTTCTGTTCAAGTTAGGGGGCGTGACGGCCTCGTTCACCGCGTCTGTGGGAAGCCTGTTCCTCACCGCCATCGATCGATACATTTCCATCCACCGTCCGCTGGCGTACAGGCGCATTGTGACGCGCACCAAAGCCGTGATCGCCTTCTGCATGATGTGGGCGATCTCTATTATCATCGCCGTGCTGCCGCTGCTGGGCTGGAACTGCAAGCAGCTCAACTCGGTCTGCTCCGACATCTTTCCGCTCATCGACGAGAACTACCTGATGTTCTGGATCGGTGTGACCAGCGTTCTGGTCATCTTCATTATTTACGCTTACATGTACATCCTCTGGAAGGCCCACCACCACGCGGTGAGGATGCTGCGGCGCACGTCTCAGAAGAGCCTGGTGGTCCACTCCTCCGACGGCACCAAGGTCCAGACCGCCAGACCGGATCAGGTTCGCATGGACATCCGCTTGGCCAAAACGCTGGTTCTGATCCTGGCGGTGTTGGTGATCTGCTGGGGGCCTCTGCTGGCCATCATGGTGTACGATCTGTTCTGGCGGATGGACGACAACATTAAGACAGTGTTTGCGTTCTGCACTATGCTCTGTCTGCTCAACTCCACCATTAACCCAATAATCTACGCTCTCAGGAGTAAAGACCTGCGGAGGGCCTTCCTCGCCACCTGCCAGGGCTGCAGGAGCACCTCCAGCACGTCCCTGCAGCTGGACAACAGCCTGGAGTCAGATTGTCAGAGGAATCAGCACATCGCCGCCCACCGTGCAGCCGAGAGCTGCGTCAAGACCACTGTGAAAATAGCCAAATTGACAATGTCTGTCTCAGCGGAGACATCGGCAGAAGCTGTCTGA